One Brachyspira suanatina DNA segment encodes these proteins:
- a CDS encoding B12-binding domain-containing radical SAM protein produces the protein MKKKEIKKVCITYPPFEYNNGYPLISLNRQFQWLKNPSYSYPMLPSYAATLLKNNGINVIFLDTIASNITTIDWFNDIDNIAPDLIFFEVKTPIINYIWDTIESIKEKYENIYIVLAGDHVTALPEESMQKSKTDFILTGGDYDFLLLNLVNHINNGEKLNKGIYYRTSNGNIRNTGKFELEESLDRLPFIDRNLTNWKLYSKTNEYFKKTPGTFIMSARGSSYNNYNSNSSNVIFDNVRVRNPINVIDEIEYLNKRYGIKEILDTSVYFPTGEWLSLFCETMKERKLNKKVYLDCYIYLGILEYQDYKMMKKSGFKTIIFNLPSGNTKTIEKLGITDNSVENVIESIKLAKRAGLFTDIMVKIGYPWETEEDIINTFNIVKDLMLNGYINSMNISLFIPYPGTKLFKYCDENDLIKTKNWFDYDMRKSIMKLNMDDEQIFKYIEYFYNLSFTPRYVWQKIKSIRDIYDIKYNIKSFKNILSFYLND, from the coding sequence ATGAAAAAAAAAGAAATTAAAAAAGTTTGTATAACATATCCGCCTTTTGAATATAATAATGGATATCCGTTAATATCTTTAAATAGACAATTTCAATGGTTAAAAAATCCATCATATTCATATCCTATGCTGCCTTCTTACGCCGCTACTTTATTAAAAAATAATGGAATTAATGTTATATTTTTAGATACAATAGCATCTAATATTACAACTATAGATTGGTTTAATGATATAGATAATATAGCTCCTGATTTAATATTTTTTGAAGTAAAAACTCCTATCATTAATTATATTTGGGATACTATAGAATCAATAAAAGAAAAATATGAAAATATATATATAGTTTTAGCGGGAGATCATGTTACTGCTTTGCCTGAAGAAAGTATGCAGAAATCCAAAACCGATTTTATATTAACTGGCGGAGATTATGACTTTCTTCTTTTAAATTTGGTTAATCATATAAACAATGGTGAAAAATTAAATAAAGGAATATACTACAGAACATCTAATGGAAATATAAGAAATACTGGAAAATTTGAGCTTGAAGAATCTTTAGACAGACTTCCATTTATAGATAGAAATCTCACAAATTGGAAGCTATATTCCAAAACAAATGAATACTTCAAAAAAACACCGGGTACATTTATAATGTCAGCAAGAGGATCTTCATATAATAATTACAACAGTAATTCTTCTAATGTTATTTTTGATAATGTAAGGGTGAGAAATCCTATAAACGTTATAGATGAAATAGAATATCTAAATAAAAGATACGGAATAAAAGAAATATTAGATACAAGTGTTTATTTTCCTACCGGAGAATGGCTTTCATTATTCTGCGAAACTATGAAAGAAAGAAAACTTAATAAAAAAGTTTATTTAGACTGTTATATCTATCTTGGAATATTAGAATATCAAGATTATAAAATGATGAAAAAATCAGGATTCAAAACTATAATTTTTAACTTACCATCAGGAAATACAAAAACTATAGAAAAACTAGGTATTACAGATAACTCTGTAGAAAATGTTATAGAATCTATAAAATTAGCTAAAAGAGCAGGATTATTCACAGATATAATGGTAAAAATAGGTTATCCTTGGGAAACAGAAGAAGATATAATAAATACATTCAATATCGTAAAAGATTTAATGCTTAATGGATATATTAATTCTATGAATATTTCACTTTTTATACCATATCCCGGAACCAAATTATTCAAATATTGCGACGAAAATGATCTTATAAAAACAAAAAATTGGTTTGATTATGATATGAGAAAAAGTATTATGAAATTAAATATGGATGATGAGCAAATATTTAAATACATTGAATATTTTTATAATTTGTCATTTACTCCTAGATACGTTTGGCAAAAGATAAAAAGTATAAGAGATATTTACGATATAAAATACAATATAAAATCATTTAAGAATATACTTTCATTCTATTTAAATGATTAA
- a CDS encoding MarR family transcriptional regulator, whose translation MKNEDIKKYMEVIYDFWYTSNRFYYLWAKQYGITDLALFSLFIIYNSGECVQNTITEKLSVPKQTVCSILDNFEKKGYIKKKINPKDKRNRLISLTKKGLTFAEPILKELEKLDMQMLKCLTEDEIKNYVEPQKKLMTFMENYFNN comes from the coding sequence ATGAAAAATGAAGATATAAAAAAATATATGGAAGTCATATATGATTTTTGGTATACTTCTAATAGATTTTATTACTTATGGGCTAAACAGTATGGCATTACAGATTTGGCTTTATTCAGTTTATTTATAATCTATAACAGCGGAGAATGTGTACAGAATACTATCACAGAAAAACTATCTGTTCCAAAGCAGACTGTATGTTCTATATTGGATAATTTTGAGAAGAAAGGCTATATCAAAAAAAAGATTAATCCAAAAGATAAAAGAAACAGATTAATAAGTTTAACAAAAAAAGGCTTAACTTTTGCTGAACCTATATTAAAAGAATTAGAAAAATTAGATATGCAAATGCTTAAATGTCTTACAGAGGATGAAATAAAAAATTATGTAGAGCCTCAGAAAAAACTTATGACATTTATGGAAAATTATTTTAATAATTAA
- a CDS encoding BspA family leucine-rich repeat surface protein codes for MKYKPQTKDELKGLLKDENIYLGNIDTSLITDMKCLFANSKRENFDGIETWDTSNVTDMSEMFMGASYFNSNINNWNVSKVTNMSGMFASAKKFNQPLNDWDVSNVKDIEFMFSEAESFNMPLDKWNTSKVFTMSCMFYKAINFNQPLNNWNTSNVENMQSMFAKAYNFNQPLNNWNVNKVEDMTAMFEGARSFNQDINNWNVSNVRRMAHMFSGAESFNYSIENWIINEGCSIWEFFLGASSFKDIKSILNIYFISKKVNDRKKLLNMLENCDIKEVYKEVIKYNKLKDFINKLENTYYDELKELIENKDSIISEYKKSKSNKLELKDNEKYKPKDKVELLKLIKEKVKFNKIDTSLITDMSGLFQNSKLKKFDGIETWDTSNVEDMHNMFRGALHFNHNINNWNVSKVVNMEHMFSGCELFNQPLNNWDVSNVKYMAFMFTDCSSFDSDLSNWNVSNVESMEYMFENAYSFNQDISKWNISKVKKLYSMFEEAKSFNQPLNDWDMSNIESIHGMFKGASSFNQPLYKWNMSNIKDISFAFAYCINFNQDLESWELGENINMKYAFIDSPIENNPPSWYVEK; via the coding sequence ATGAAATACAAACCTCAGACAAAAGACGAATTAAAAGGATTATTGAAAGATGAAAATATATATTTAGGAAATATTGATACAAGTTTAATTACCGATATGAAATGTTTATTTGCAAATAGCAAGAGAGAAAATTTTGATGGCATAGAAACTTGGGATACTTCTAATGTTACAGATATGTCTGAAATGTTTATGGGAGCTTCTTATTTTAATTCAAACATAAATAATTGGAATGTTTCAAAAGTTACTAATATGTCAGGTATGTTTGCAAGTGCTAAAAAATTTAATCAGCCTTTAAATGACTGGGACGTTTCTAATGTAAAAGATATAGAGTTTATGTTTTCTGAAGCTGAAAGTTTTAATATGCCTCTTGATAAATGGAATACTTCTAAAGTATTTACTATGAGCTGTATGTTTTATAAGGCTATAAATTTCAATCAGCCTTTAAATAATTGGAACACTTCTAATGTTGAAAATATGCAGAGTATGTTTGCAAAGGCATATAATTTTAATCAGCCTCTTAATAATTGGAATGTAAATAAAGTAGAAGATATGACTGCTATGTTTGAGGGAGCTAGAAGTTTCAATCAGGATATAAATAATTGGAATGTTTCTAATGTAAGAAGAATGGCTCATATGTTTAGCGGTGCTGAAAGTTTTAATTATTCTATAGAAAATTGGATCATTAATGAAGGCTGTTCTATTTGGGAATTTTTTTTGGGTGCTTCTTCTTTTAAAGACATAAAATCCATATTAAATATTTATTTTATATCTAAAAAAGTAAATGATAGGAAAAAACTTTTAAATATGCTTGAAAACTGTGATATAAAAGAAGTGTATAAAGAAGTTATTAAATATAATAAACTTAAAGATTTTATTAATAAACTTGAAAATACTTATTATGATGAATTAAAAGAACTAATTGAAAATAAAGATAGTATTATATCAGAATATAAAAAATCAAAATCTAACAAATTAGAATTAAAAGATAATGAAAAGTATAAACCTAAAGACAAAGTGGAATTATTAAAATTGATAAAAGAAAAAGTAAAATTTAATAAAATAGATACTAGCTTAATAACTGATATGTCAGGATTATTTCAGAACTCAAAACTTAAAAAATTTGACGGAATAGAAACTTGGGATACATCAAATGTAGAAGATATGCATAACATGTTTAGAGGAGCTTTGCATTTTAATCATAATATTAATAATTGGAATGTATCCAAAGTTGTTAATATGGAACATATGTTTTCTGGCTGTGAACTTTTTAATCAGCCATTAAACAATTGGGACGTTTCTAATGTAAAGTATATGGCTTTTATGTTTACTGATTGTTCAAGTTTTGACAGTGATTTAAGTAATTGGAATGTATCTAATGTTGAGAGTATGGAATATATGTTTGAAAATGCATATTCATTTAATCAGGATATTTCCAAATGGAATATAAGCAAAGTAAAAAAATTATATTCTATGTTTGAGGAAGCTAAAAGTTTTAATCAGCCTTTGAATGATTGGGATATGAGTAATATTGAATCTATACACGGAATGTTTAAAGGGGCTTCAAGTTTCAATCAGCCTTTATACAAATGGAATATGTCTAATATTAAAGATATATCATTTGCCTTTGCCTATTGTATTAATTTTAATCAGGATTTAGAATCTTGGGAGTTAGGAGAAAATATTAATATGAAATATGCTTTTATTGATTCGCCTATAGAAAATAATCCTCCTTCTTGGTATGTAGAAAAATAA
- a CDS encoding YkgJ family cysteine cluster protein translates to MKVIPSDSLLKNRKEKVSEKLCADCNSLCCHDLVMEISPPKNESELNTLKWYLHFRHSFIFIYENTWYHMIRSECRYLDKKTYLCKNYENRNEICSKHSPPKCERYEEWYDVIFDDQYELEKYVYENKIIKKKSSSTKKKVAKKTK, encoded by the coding sequence TTGAAAGTTATACCTTCAGATAGTTTATTAAAAAATAGAAAAGAAAAAGTAAGTGAAAAATTATGTGCTGACTGCAATTCATTATGCTGCCATGATTTGGTTATGGAAATATCTCCGCCTAAAAATGAAAGCGAACTTAATACTTTAAAATGGTATTTGCATTTCAGACATTCATTTATATTTATATATGAAAATACTTGGTATCATATGATAAGAAGCGAATGCAGATATTTAGATAAAAAAACATACCTTTGCAAAAACTATGAAAATAGAAATGAAATTTGCTCAAAACATAGTCCGCCTAAATGCGAAAGATATGAAGAATGGTATGATGTAATATTTGATGATCAATACGAATTAGAAAAATATGTATATGAAAATAAAATAATTAAGAAAAAATCTTCATCTACAAAGAAAAAAGTAGCTAAAAAAACTAAATAA
- a CDS encoding BspA family leucine-rich repeat surface protein: protein MKYKPQTREELQKLVQDENIYLGDIDTSLITDMSGLFSFERRKDFSGIGNWNVNKVTSMRGMFYNCYSFNEDIGKWNVSNVNNMGDLFYNCINFNQNISEWNVSNVINMRGMFNGCKNFNQPLSKWKTSNLENTEYMFRNCTNFNQSVNHFNMSKIKNAIYMFEGCKEFNQPLDKWDTSNIEYMNGIFKDCTNFNQNINNWNTSSLAIVIEMFNGCENFNQPLNKWNISKVRHLTAMFRDCHNFNQPLNDWDISKVENMSDMFEGCKSFNQDLDKWDTSNVKSMNSMFWKAKSFNKPLDKWNVSNVNAMVAMFYNSGFKEYDSLNTWELNDKVIIDNIFDDSAVSSLSLKWILYLYTFSNINVLTVLEKNIKEIYEIASKSNNKKIKAVKTRLENLYYNDLKEFLNYELFCNIEKYEESINKKLKKKDEAKVSYIENCNVLIKDKSREVDIKVIKYIYLKYLELKRDIYHLIEIDSIINLLDKESFMTFAKNIYKETYKETTAIIYSLYGGDEALREIYKKEKDSKFFLMILSSIEITEITDYAIKLLYDIYSKAKKHEIRSSALHLLKEISKEKHLSLEDLELKFTSNFEFDLKGEKIINDDYKLILNSDYSVNVFDIKNNKLLKSVPKDFTSSIKEEIKYIKKEIPDIIKKLSLKLYKSLMYEKKYNYKLFKEIFIDNPLMNKFSSSLIWNLYDKDNLFLTTFRYAGDGSYSNCDDEEIKINDDSFIGLASPIEMNEETITKWKKQLEDYELLQPINQLSIIKLDKNNLENEINKLQNIEIAYGTFKAFGDRYSMLPSYMDYGTVKEYNLKINNGDNFDIIIDAEDNIDYKNKVKINIKFYNENNEKVSERFIYTLLILMILDFRLTDLF from the coding sequence ATGAAATACAAACCTCAAACAAGAGAAGAACTACAAAAGTTAGTACAAGATGAAAATATTTACTTGGGTGATATTGATACAAGCTTAATCACCGATATGAGCGGACTGTTCTCTTTTGAAAGAAGAAAAGATTTTTCAGGCATAGGAAATTGGAATGTTAATAAAGTTACCAGTATGAGAGGAATGTTTTATAATTGTTATAGTTTTAATGAAGATATAGGAAAATGGAATGTTTCTAATGTTAATAATATGGGAGATTTATTTTATAACTGCATAAATTTTAATCAAAATATTTCTGAGTGGAATGTATCAAATGTTATCAATATGCGGGGCATGTTTAATGGTTGTAAAAATTTTAATCAGCCTTTGAGTAAATGGAAAACTTCTAATTTAGAAAACACTGAATATATGTTTAGAAACTGTACTAATTTTAATCAGAGTGTAAATCATTTCAATATGTCAAAAATAAAAAATGCAATTTATATGTTTGAGGGATGTAAAGAATTTAATCAGCCTTTAGATAAGTGGGATACTTCAAATATTGAATATATGAATGGAATATTTAAGGACTGTACTAATTTTAATCAGAATATAAATAATTGGAATACATCTAGCTTGGCAATAGTAATAGAAATGTTTAATGGGTGTGAAAATTTTAATCAGCCTTTGAATAAATGGAACATATCAAAGGTAAGACATTTAACGGCTATGTTTAGAGATTGTCATAATTTCAATCAGCCTTTAAATGATTGGGATATATCAAAGGTTGAAAATATGAGCGACATGTTTGAAGGATGTAAAAGTTTTAATCAGGATTTAGATAAATGGGATACTTCAAATGTAAAAAGTATGAATTCTATGTTTTGGAAAGCTAAAAGTTTTAATAAGCCTTTAGATAAATGGAATGTAAGCAATGTTAATGCTATGGTTGCTATGTTTTATAATAGCGGTTTTAAAGAATATGATTCTCTTAATACTTGGGAGCTTAATGATAAAGTTATAATCGATAATATTTTTGATGATAGTGCAGTTAGTAGTTTAAGTTTGAAATGGATTTTATATTTATATACTTTTTCTAATATTAATGTTTTAACTGTTTTAGAAAAAAATATAAAAGAAATTTATGAAATAGCATCAAAAAGTAATAATAAAAAAATCAAAGCTGTTAAAACAAGATTAGAAAATCTTTATTATAATGATTTAAAAGAATTTCTTAATTATGAATTATTTTGTAATATTGAAAAGTATGAAGAAAGTATTAATAAAAAATTAAAGAAAAAAGATGAGGCAAAAGTTTCTTATATAGAAAATTGTAATGTATTAATAAAAGATAAATCGAGAGAAGTTGATATAAAAGTGATAAAATATATATACTTAAAATATTTAGAATTAAAAAGAGATATTTATCATTTGATTGAAATAGATTCTATTATTAATTTACTTGATAAAGAAAGTTTTATGACTTTTGCTAAAAATATTTATAAAGAAACATACAAGGAAACCACAGCAATTATTTATAGTTTGTATGGCGGTGATGAGGCCTTAAGAGAAATATACAAGAAAGAAAAAGATTCTAAATTCTTCTTAATGATTTTGTCTTCAATAGAAATTACAGAGATTACTGATTATGCTATAAAACTATTGTATGATATTTATTCAAAAGCTAAAAAACATGAAATACGCAGTTCGGCATTACATTTATTAAAAGAAATATCAAAAGAAAAACATTTATCACTTGAAGATTTGGAATTGAAATTTACTTCAAATTTCGAATTTGATTTAAAAGGCGAAAAAATTATCAATGATGATTATAAATTGATTTTAAATAGTGATTATTCTGTGAATGTATTTGATATAAAAAATAATAAACTCTTAAAATCTGTACCCAAAGATTTTACATCATCTATAAAAGAAGAAATTAAATACATAAAAAAAGAAATTCCTGATATTATAAAAAAACTTTCTTTAAAATTGTATAAATCATTAATGTATGAAAAGAAATATAATTATAAACTTTTCAAAGAAATATTTATTGATAATCCTTTAATGAATAAATTTTCTTCTTCACTTATTTGGAATTTATATGATAAAGATAATTTGTTTTTAACTACATTCAGATATGCAGGTGACGGAAGCTATTCAAATTGTGATGATGAAGAAATTAAAATTAATGATGACAGTTTTATAGGTTTAGCAAGTCCTATAGAAATGAATGAAGAAACTATTACAAAATGGAAAAAACAATTAGAAGATTATGAATTACTTCAGCCAATTAATCAATTAAGCATAATAAAATTAGATAAAAATAATTTGGAAAATGAAATAAACAAATTACAAAACATTGAAATAGCTTATGGTACTTTTAAGGCTTTCGGTGATAGGTATTCAATGCTCCCTAGTTATATGGACTATGGAACAGTTAAAGAATATAATTTAAAAATAAATAATGGAGACAATTTTGATATAATAATAGATGCTGAAGATAATATTGATTATAAAAATAAAGTAAAAATAAATATTAAATTCTATAATGAGAATAATGAAAAAGTATCAGAAAGATTTATTTATACTTTATTAATTCTTATGATATTGGATTTTAGATTAACAGATTTATTTTGA
- a CDS encoding ankyrin repeat domain-containing protein has protein sequence MKKIIALLFIIFNTSLVFAQNDELMESIKNNDIDKVKILLREGINLDLYNINYGMSPLMYAAQLGNEEIVQELLDFGAKDFDFAFYVACAEGYWNIAEDIMKSGASNYNIALSYAAIGGQLDIVEKLIDLGAKDLNPALVSACEGNHLEVVKYLIGKGANVNTRAYIEVYRNYKGAERKSPLTASTNIDIIKELVNAGATNLNEAVIYNAETISTNFDSSYSTAILNEYINLGADVNSMSTNDGKTLLMYLIEKRQLDFELIKKVIELGADVNARDRNGNTVLIRAVMYEYEAPIQDSNLNKKVYRTIGTPINVIEELLKAGASPTDRNSYGNTAYRLAARKKRDDIIKLFDEYLKR, from the coding sequence ATGAAAAAAATAATTGCATTATTATTTATAATATTTAATACTTCTTTAGTATTTGCTCAAAATGATGAGTTAATGGAATCTATAAAAAATAATGATATAGATAAAGTAAAAATATTATTAAGAGAGGGCATTAACTTAGATTTATACAATATCAATTATGGTATGAGTCCTTTAATGTATGCGGCTCAACTTGGCAATGAAGAAATAGTTCAGGAATTATTAGATTTCGGTGCTAAAGATTTTGACTTTGCTTTTTATGTGGCATGTGCCGAAGGTTATTGGAATATAGCAGAAGATATAATGAAGTCTGGTGCTAGTAATTATAATATTGCATTGTCTTATGCTGCCATAGGCGGACAATTAGATATAGTAGAAAAACTTATTGATTTAGGTGCTAAAGATCTTAATCCGGCATTGGTATCTGCATGCGAAGGTAATCATTTAGAGGTTGTAAAATATTTAATAGGTAAGGGTGCTAATGTTAATACTAGGGCATATATAGAAGTATATAGAAATTATAAAGGTGCTGAGAGAAAATCACCATTAACAGCATCAACTAATATTGATATAATAAAAGAATTAGTAAATGCAGGGGCAACTAATTTAAATGAAGCTGTAATATATAATGCTGAAACTATATCAACAAATTTTGACAGTTCTTATTCTACTGCAATATTAAATGAATATATCAATTTAGGTGCCGATGTGAATTCTATGAGTACAAATGATGGAAAGACGCTTCTTATGTATTTGATAGAAAAAAGGCAATTAGATTTTGAATTGATAAAAAAAGTTATAGAGCTTGGTGCTGATGTTAATGCACGCGATAGGAATGGAAATACTGTTTTAATAAGGGCGGTAATGTATGAATATGAAGCTCCTATTCAGGATAGTAATTTGAATAAAAAAGTATACAGAACTATTGGTACTCCTATAAATGTGATAGAAGAACTTTTGAAAGCAGGGGCAAGTCCTACCGACAGAAACAGTTATGGAAATACCGCATATAGATTGGCGGCAAGAAAGAAAAGAGATGATATAATAAAACTTTTTGATGAATATTTAAAAAGATAA
- a CDS encoding glycoside hydrolase family 2 protein, whose product MREIINFNTNWKFTKEWNDNIKIEKLNGENITLPHTVAEIPLHYFDESDTWLISGYQNTFKYDKSKLQGKRVLINFEAAMAACEVFVNEKSFGEHKGGYLPFVYDITDELKDGENIIAVKLDSTEREDIPPFGNEIDYLCYGGIYREVQIIIVDDVSIENVMLTGLANQNITGKIRIRNSKKESVKETIAINLYNREYHICEIKKEVTLKKDELFTDIKIDEHIDSDRIELWDMDNPRLYRLEVSLPNEDSVSIKIGFRDVKFTENGFFLNDKRVKLRGLNRHQSFPYVGYAMPERMQKKDADILKFDLGLNIVRSSHYPASRHFLDRCDEIGLMVFEEIPGWQHIGDKKWQSVSIENVKDMIERDFHHASIIIWGVRINESQDNHSFYKETNKKAHELDKTRQTGGVRYLVGSELLEDVYTMNDFNYDGVADPIRAPKFVTKLDKNVPYMITEYNGHMFPTKMQDCEERLIEHTKRHFEIINAVAIDRHISGSTGWCAFDYHTHYNFGSGDRICYHGVYDMFRNPKLAASAYSSQMSTKNEIILEPITIYARGERAIGGISPLMVATNCDYVEIYYRDELMAKEYPATGKYQGLKHAPVIIKMEVNIPGVSDMGWGDMKLIGYIGGKPVIEKNYLNNPTFKALEVKADDNEINAVSNGSAWDATRITVKAVDGIGNRLPYINEAITIEVKGAGELIGNDTPVLEGGYYSFWVKTNKSKGSIKVTVKNKRVKEETIEIKVI is encoded by the coding sequence ATGAGAGAAATAATCAATTTTAATACAAATTGGAAATTTACAAAAGAATGGAATGATAATATAAAAATTGAAAAATTAAATGGAGAAAATATCACATTGCCTCATACAGTTGCTGAAATACCTCTTCATTATTTTGATGAATCAGACACTTGGCTAATATCAGGATATCAAAACACTTTTAAATATGATAAATCAAAATTACAAGGTAAAAGAGTATTAATCAATTTTGAAGCTGCTATGGCCGCTTGTGAAGTATTTGTTAATGAAAAAAGCTTTGGAGAGCATAAAGGCGGATATTTACCTTTTGTATATGATATCACAGATGAATTAAAAGACGGTGAAAATATTATAGCTGTAAAACTAGATAGCACAGAAAGAGAGGATATACCTCCTTTCGGAAATGAAATAGATTATTTATGCTATGGCGGAATATACAGAGAAGTTCAAATTATAATCGTTGATGATGTATCAATAGAAAATGTTATGCTTACAGGTCTTGCTAATCAAAATATAACAGGAAAAATAAGAATAAGAAATAGTAAAAAAGAAAGTGTTAAAGAAACGATTGCTATTAACTTGTATAATAGAGAATATCATATATGCGAAATAAAAAAAGAAGTAACACTAAAAAAAGATGAATTATTTACTGATATAAAAATAGATGAGCATATAGATTCTGATAGAATAGAATTATGGGATATGGATAATCCAAGACTTTATAGATTAGAAGTATCTCTGCCTAATGAAGATAGCGTTTCTATAAAAATAGGATTTAGAGATGTTAAATTCACAGAAAACGGATTTTTCTTAAATGATAAAAGAGTAAAATTGAGAGGATTGAACAGACATCAAAGCTTCCCTTATGTAGGTTATGCTATGCCTGAAAGAATGCAGAAAAAAGATGCTGATATATTAAAATTTGATTTAGGTCTTAATATAGTACGCTCTTCACACTACCCTGCTTCAAGACATTTTTTAGACAGATGCGATGAAATAGGATTAATGGTATTTGAAGAAATTCCAGGATGGCAGCATATAGGCGATAAAAAATGGCAGAGTGTTTCTATAGAAAATGTAAAAGATATGATAGAAAGAGATTTTCATCATGCTTCCATAATAATATGGGGAGTAAGAATAAATGAAAGTCAGGATAATCATAGCTTCTATAAAGAAACTAATAAAAAAGCCCATGAACTTGATAAAACAAGACAAACAGGCGGAGTAAGATATTTAGTTGGAAGTGAGCTTTTAGAAGATGTATATACTATGAATGATTTCAATTATGACGGTGTTGCAGATCCTATAAGAGCACCAAAATTCGTAACTAAATTAGATAAAAATGTTCCATATATGATAACAGAATATAACGGACATATGTTCCCTACAAAAATGCAGGACTGTGAGGAAAGATTAATAGAACATACTAAAAGACATTTTGAAATAATCAATGCTGTTGCTATAGACAGACATATTTCTGGTTCTACAGGATGGTGTGCTTTCGATTATCATACTCATTATAATTTTGGATCTGGAGATAGAATATGTTATCATGGTGTTTATGATATGTTTAGAAATCCTAAATTGGCTGCTTCTGCATATTCATCTCAAATGAGTACAAAAAATGAAATAATATTAGAACCTATAACTATATATGCTAGAGGAGAAAGAGCTATAGGCGGAATATCTCCTTTAATGGTTGCTACAAATTGCGATTATGTAGAAATTTATTATAGAGATGAATTAATGGCAAAAGAGTATCCAGCAACAGGTAAATATCAGGGATTAAAACATGCTCCTGTCATAATAAAAATGGAAGTAAATATACCTGGCGTAAGCGATATGGGTTGGGGAGATATGAAATTAATAGGATATATAGGCGGTAAACCTGTTATAGAAAAAAATTATTTGAACAACCCTACTTTCAAAGCCTTGGAAGTAAAAGCAGATGATAATGAAATTAATGCTGTAAGTAATGGCTCTGCTTGGGATGCAACAAGAATAACTGTCAAAGCAGTTGATGGTATTGGAAACAGACTTCCATATATTAATGAGGCTATTACTATAGAGGTAAAGGGAGCTGGAGAATTAATAGGAAATGATACACCTGTACTTGAAGGCGGTTATTATTCTTTCTGGGTAAAAACCAACAAATCTAAAGGAAGCATAAAAGTTACAGTAAAAAATAAAAGAGTAAAAGAAGAAACAATAGAAATAAAAGTAATATAA